A window from Balearica regulorum gibbericeps isolate bBalReg1 chromosome 1, bBalReg1.pri, whole genome shotgun sequence encodes these proteins:
- the TRIM13 gene encoding E3 ubiquitin-protein ligase TRIM13 isoform X2: MDMMELLEEDLTCPICCSLFDDPRVLPCSHNFCRKCLEGILEGNVRNVLWRPSPFKCPTCRKETPVTGVNSLQVNYSLKGIVEKYNKIKVTPKMPVCKVHSGQPLNIFCRTDMQLICGVCATRGDHTKHVFCSIEEAYSQEKRAFETLFQSFETWRCGDALSRLDTLETSKRKALQMLTKDSDKVKEFFEKLQHTLEQKRNEILSDFETMKLAVMQAYDPEINKLNTILQEQRMAFNIAEAFKDVSEPIIFLQQMQEFREKIKVLKETPLPCSSVDISPTMKSFDTSQWNGIKLIDVDKLSLPQENNTLKFKIPSVFSRRFIVTSLICLLILAVTRMSFVESVIDNLQGWKSQFFTISLSYLADTVEIADHAVFYWEQMTDGASLLREKCKNYTLVVLDNVAQFVCKYKLL, encoded by the exons ATG GATATGATGGAGCTCCTAGAGGAAGATCTCACCTGTCCCATTTGCTGCAGCCTATTTGATGATCCTCGTGTCCTGCCCTGTTCACACAATTTCTGCAGAAAGTGTCTGGAAGGAATTCTTGAGGGAAACGTGCGGAATGTGCTTTGGAGGCCGTCCCCTTTCAAATGTCCCACGTGCAGGAAGGAAACTCCTGTTACTGGAGTCAACAGCTTGCAAGTCAACTATTCCTTGAAAGGTATTGtggagaagtataacaaaatcAAAGTAACTCCGAAAATGCCTGTATGCAAAGTGCACAGTGGGCAACCTCTTAACATTTTTTGCCGGACAGACATGCAGCTGATCTGTGGGGTTTGTGCCACCCGTGGTGACCATACAAAGCACGTTTTCTGTTCTATCGAAGAAGCTTATTCCCAGGAGAAGCGGGCTTTTGAAACCCTGTTTCAGAGCTTTGAAACTTGGCGTTGTGGAGATGCCCTCTCGCGGTTGGATACCTTAGAAACCAGTAAGAGGAAAGCCCTGCAGATGCTGACTAAAGATTCTGACAAAGTGAAGGAGTTTTTTGAGAAGCTGCAGCACACGCTGGAGCAGAAACGAAATGAGATTCTTTCTGACTTTGAGACCATGAAGCTTGCAGTGATGCAGGCATACGATCCAGAAATCAATAAACTGAACACAATTCTGCAAGAGCAACGGATGGCTTTTAACATCGCAGAGGCCTTCAAAGACGTGTCTGAACCCATTATATTTCTGCAACAGATGCAGGAGTTCAGGGAAAAAATCAAGGTGCTCAAAGAAACCCCTTTACCTTGTTCCAGTGTGGACATCAGCCCTACAATGAAGAGCTTCGATACCAGCCAGTGGAATGGAATAAAACTAATCGATGTGGACAAACTTTCCTTGCCTCAGGAAAACAACACTCTGAAATTCAAGATTCCCTCAGTCTTTTCACGCAGATTTATAGTGACCTCTCTTATTTGCTTGCTTATTCTTGCTGTCACCAGAATGTCCTTTGTGGAGTCAGTCATTGACAATCTCCAGGGCTGGAAATCTCAATTCTTTACAATTAGCTTGTCCTATTTGGCAGATACAGTGGAGATAGCAGATCATGCAGTCTTCTACTGGGAACAGATGACAGATGGAGCTTCTCTTCTAAGAGAAAAGTGTAAAAACTATACGTTGGTCGTACTGGATAATGTTGCGCAGTTTGTGTGCAAATATAAACTGTTGTGA
- the TRIM13 gene encoding E3 ubiquitin-protein ligase TRIM13 isoform X1, translating into MRELLPGQRDEEDMMELLEEDLTCPICCSLFDDPRVLPCSHNFCRKCLEGILEGNVRNVLWRPSPFKCPTCRKETPVTGVNSLQVNYSLKGIVEKYNKIKVTPKMPVCKVHSGQPLNIFCRTDMQLICGVCATRGDHTKHVFCSIEEAYSQEKRAFETLFQSFETWRCGDALSRLDTLETSKRKALQMLTKDSDKVKEFFEKLQHTLEQKRNEILSDFETMKLAVMQAYDPEINKLNTILQEQRMAFNIAEAFKDVSEPIIFLQQMQEFREKIKVLKETPLPCSSVDISPTMKSFDTSQWNGIKLIDVDKLSLPQENNTLKFKIPSVFSRRFIVTSLICLLILAVTRMSFVESVIDNLQGWKSQFFTISLSYLADTVEIADHAVFYWEQMTDGASLLREKCKNYTLVVLDNVAQFVCKYKLL; encoded by the exons ATGAGGGAACTTCTGCCTGGGCAGAGGGATGAGGAG GATATGATGGAGCTCCTAGAGGAAGATCTCACCTGTCCCATTTGCTGCAGCCTATTTGATGATCCTCGTGTCCTGCCCTGTTCACACAATTTCTGCAGAAAGTGTCTGGAAGGAATTCTTGAGGGAAACGTGCGGAATGTGCTTTGGAGGCCGTCCCCTTTCAAATGTCCCACGTGCAGGAAGGAAACTCCTGTTACTGGAGTCAACAGCTTGCAAGTCAACTATTCCTTGAAAGGTATTGtggagaagtataacaaaatcAAAGTAACTCCGAAAATGCCTGTATGCAAAGTGCACAGTGGGCAACCTCTTAACATTTTTTGCCGGACAGACATGCAGCTGATCTGTGGGGTTTGTGCCACCCGTGGTGACCATACAAAGCACGTTTTCTGTTCTATCGAAGAAGCTTATTCCCAGGAGAAGCGGGCTTTTGAAACCCTGTTTCAGAGCTTTGAAACTTGGCGTTGTGGAGATGCCCTCTCGCGGTTGGATACCTTAGAAACCAGTAAGAGGAAAGCCCTGCAGATGCTGACTAAAGATTCTGACAAAGTGAAGGAGTTTTTTGAGAAGCTGCAGCACACGCTGGAGCAGAAACGAAATGAGATTCTTTCTGACTTTGAGACCATGAAGCTTGCAGTGATGCAGGCATACGATCCAGAAATCAATAAACTGAACACAATTCTGCAAGAGCAACGGATGGCTTTTAACATCGCAGAGGCCTTCAAAGACGTGTCTGAACCCATTATATTTCTGCAACAGATGCAGGAGTTCAGGGAAAAAATCAAGGTGCTCAAAGAAACCCCTTTACCTTGTTCCAGTGTGGACATCAGCCCTACAATGAAGAGCTTCGATACCAGCCAGTGGAATGGAATAAAACTAATCGATGTGGACAAACTTTCCTTGCCTCAGGAAAACAACACTCTGAAATTCAAGATTCCCTCAGTCTTTTCACGCAGATTTATAGTGACCTCTCTTATTTGCTTGCTTATTCTTGCTGTCACCAGAATGTCCTTTGTGGAGTCAGTCATTGACAATCTCCAGGGCTGGAAATCTCAATTCTTTACAATTAGCTTGTCCTATTTGGCAGATACAGTGGAGATAGCAGATCATGCAGTCTTCTACTGGGAACAGATGACAGATGGAGCTTCTCTTCTAAGAGAAAAGTGTAAAAACTATACGTTGGTCGTACTGGATAATGTTGCGCAGTTTGTGTGCAAATATAAACTGTTGTGA
- the SPRYD7 gene encoding SPRY domain-containing protein 7, producing MAASVFCCFSWCRDGGVGHIPLKEMPAVHLDTQRMGTDVVIVKNGRRICGTGGCLANAPLHQNKSYFEFKIQSTGIWGIGVATQKANLNQIPLGRDVHSLVMRNDGALYYNNEEKNRLPANNLPQEGDVVGITYDHVELNVYLNGKNMHCPASGIRGTVYPVVYVDDSAILDCQFSEFYHTPPPGFEKILFEQQIF from the exons ATGGCCGCCTCCgtgttctgctgcttctcttggtGCAGGGATGGCGGCGTCGGCCACATCCCGCTGAAGGAGATGCCGGCGGTGCATCTCGACACGCAGCGTATGG gaACAGATGTCGTCATTGTTAAAAATGGCAGAAGAATATGTGGCACAGGAGGCTGCTTAGCCAATGCACCTTTGCATCAGAACAAGAGCTATTTTGAGTTTAAAATCCAGTCCACAG GGATTTGGGGTATTGGTGttgcaacccagaaagcaaACTTGAATCAAATTCCACTTGGTCGAGATGTCCATAGCCTGGTGATGAGGAATGATGGAGCTCTCTACTATAataatgaggagaaaaatagaCTACCAGCAAACAACCTTCCTCAGGAGGGTGATGTGGTG GGCATTACATATGACCATGTAgaattaaatgtatatttaaatggGAAGAACATGCATTGTCCAGCTTCAGGAATCCGAGGGACTGTCTATCCAGTGGTCTATG TTGATGACAGTGCCATTCTGGATTGTCAGTTCAGTGAATTTTATCATACACCTCCACCAGGGTTTGAAAAGATCCTCTTTGAGCAGCAAATCTTCTGA
- the TRIM13 gene encoding E3 ubiquitin-protein ligase TRIM13 isoform X3, with protein sequence MMELLEEDLTCPICCSLFDDPRVLPCSHNFCRKCLEGILEGNVRNVLWRPSPFKCPTCRKETPVTGVNSLQVNYSLKGIVEKYNKIKVTPKMPVCKVHSGQPLNIFCRTDMQLICGVCATRGDHTKHVFCSIEEAYSQEKRAFETLFQSFETWRCGDALSRLDTLETSKRKALQMLTKDSDKVKEFFEKLQHTLEQKRNEILSDFETMKLAVMQAYDPEINKLNTILQEQRMAFNIAEAFKDVSEPIIFLQQMQEFREKIKVLKETPLPCSSVDISPTMKSFDTSQWNGIKLIDVDKLSLPQENNTLKFKIPSVFSRRFIVTSLICLLILAVTRMSFVESVIDNLQGWKSQFFTISLSYLADTVEIADHAVFYWEQMTDGASLLREKCKNYTLVVLDNVAQFVCKYKLL encoded by the coding sequence ATGATGGAGCTCCTAGAGGAAGATCTCACCTGTCCCATTTGCTGCAGCCTATTTGATGATCCTCGTGTCCTGCCCTGTTCACACAATTTCTGCAGAAAGTGTCTGGAAGGAATTCTTGAGGGAAACGTGCGGAATGTGCTTTGGAGGCCGTCCCCTTTCAAATGTCCCACGTGCAGGAAGGAAACTCCTGTTACTGGAGTCAACAGCTTGCAAGTCAACTATTCCTTGAAAGGTATTGtggagaagtataacaaaatcAAAGTAACTCCGAAAATGCCTGTATGCAAAGTGCACAGTGGGCAACCTCTTAACATTTTTTGCCGGACAGACATGCAGCTGATCTGTGGGGTTTGTGCCACCCGTGGTGACCATACAAAGCACGTTTTCTGTTCTATCGAAGAAGCTTATTCCCAGGAGAAGCGGGCTTTTGAAACCCTGTTTCAGAGCTTTGAAACTTGGCGTTGTGGAGATGCCCTCTCGCGGTTGGATACCTTAGAAACCAGTAAGAGGAAAGCCCTGCAGATGCTGACTAAAGATTCTGACAAAGTGAAGGAGTTTTTTGAGAAGCTGCAGCACACGCTGGAGCAGAAACGAAATGAGATTCTTTCTGACTTTGAGACCATGAAGCTTGCAGTGATGCAGGCATACGATCCAGAAATCAATAAACTGAACACAATTCTGCAAGAGCAACGGATGGCTTTTAACATCGCAGAGGCCTTCAAAGACGTGTCTGAACCCATTATATTTCTGCAACAGATGCAGGAGTTCAGGGAAAAAATCAAGGTGCTCAAAGAAACCCCTTTACCTTGTTCCAGTGTGGACATCAGCCCTACAATGAAGAGCTTCGATACCAGCCAGTGGAATGGAATAAAACTAATCGATGTGGACAAACTTTCCTTGCCTCAGGAAAACAACACTCTGAAATTCAAGATTCCCTCAGTCTTTTCACGCAGATTTATAGTGACCTCTCTTATTTGCTTGCTTATTCTTGCTGTCACCAGAATGTCCTTTGTGGAGTCAGTCATTGACAATCTCCAGGGCTGGAAATCTCAATTCTTTACAATTAGCTTGTCCTATTTGGCAGATACAGTGGAGATAGCAGATCATGCAGTCTTCTACTGGGAACAGATGACAGATGGAGCTTCTCTTCTAAGAGAAAAGTGTAAAAACTATACGTTGGTCGTACTGGATAATGTTGCGCAGTTTGTGTGCAAATATAAACTGTTGTGA